A portion of the Paenibacillus hamazuiensis genome contains these proteins:
- a CDS encoding efflux RND transporter permease subunit — protein sequence MNLANFSVNRPVTILMMMIALIMVGGIAAPLLPVDLYPNMDIPTATVSVSWPGASPAQVENQITKRIEASMATLANVQSVTSNSRTGSSNVTVTFNFGTDIQDATLTMRDRLDRVRRQLPTDADAPVVSKADPNSQPIMNLSLSGKNVDLVTLRDIADNTVSPAVQRVDGVASVGVTGGRTRQIQVLLDPNKLTQYGISLNTVSTALGNDNQSTDAGLIYKGDQLVPLRIDSEFKSAGEIEKVQVSIGRGQTVNLGELGKIVDTYQDVTFEARKDGEPSVGLSILKQSDGNTVSVADGVRKAMEDIQKQLPEGVKIAVVNDTSKYIKSSVNTVVEHTLLGGGFSIIILLLFLNSIRATLIIGVVIPISVISTFSMMYFGHQTINTITLGGLALGLGSLVDFAVVVLESIYRKKEEGLGPMEAAKQGAAEVGTAVLASALAQIAVFAPTVFINGLVKNFFAPMALTVSFSHIAALFAAITLVPMLASKLLTKHHDETLPEGRSYNPAVWFGRGVQRFTRGYVAVLKWSLGHRWVIIVVTVGLLGGSIFLAKFIGNELMPRTDEGNLNVNISLAQGTKFEITNQLTTEIENKIKSLPDVETIFTTVGSAGGGAFQSASTNSGNINVQLKPLGERKLKTEQVVEQIRQMTQGYPGAQINVGSRSSVRLPGLGGGGGADIVVNLNGPDLAVLSKLADMVAEELRGMEGLRSVQNTFDRSIPAYDLTIDRDAAAHYGISTREIMTALRTAYQGNVATNYKAGDTQISVLVRYPTEFTNQVENLNQIVLLSSSGAQVPLSAVAHVAPGSSPSQIRHINQQRLTTVQAAAAPGYAVGDLSAQVEERLKAIQPPDGYTIQLGGQQNDSNSSFKSLYMMLLISIVLVYMVMASQFESLYGPFIIMFSLPPTLIGAIVGLYVTHRTINMNSVMGMIMLIGIVVNNAIVLVDYTNQLRARGMTLREALIQAGQVRLRPILMTTATTVLAMLPLVIGFGEGAEAQASMATVVAFGLTISTMVTLLLVPVVYTLFDGFIDIIRSKFKKNPPPSLPADTDQPAIS from the coding sequence GTGAACTTAGCTAATTTTTCGGTAAACCGGCCCGTTACGATCCTGATGATGATGATCGCCCTCATCATGGTGGGCGGCATTGCGGCTCCGCTGCTTCCGGTCGATTTGTACCCGAATATGGACATCCCGACGGCCACCGTATCGGTGAGCTGGCCGGGGGCTTCGCCTGCGCAGGTGGAAAACCAGATCACCAAACGGATTGAAGCGTCAATGGCGACGCTGGCCAATGTGCAGTCCGTGACCTCAAACTCACGAACGGGATCAAGCAACGTCACGGTGACCTTCAATTTCGGCACCGACATCCAGGATGCGACGCTGACGATGCGGGACCGGCTGGACCGCGTGCGGCGGCAGCTGCCGACGGATGCCGACGCGCCGGTCGTATCGAAGGCGGATCCGAACAGCCAGCCGATCATGAACTTGTCGTTATCCGGCAAAAACGTCGACCTGGTCACGCTGCGCGATATCGCGGACAATACCGTCAGCCCCGCGGTGCAGCGCGTGGACGGAGTCGCTTCCGTCGGAGTTACCGGCGGCCGCACCCGGCAAATTCAGGTGCTGCTCGACCCGAACAAGCTGACGCAATACGGCATTTCCTTGAATACAGTGAGCACCGCGCTTGGCAACGACAACCAGTCGACGGATGCGGGTCTTATTTACAAAGGCGACCAGCTGGTACCGCTGCGAATCGACAGCGAGTTCAAATCGGCGGGCGAAATCGAAAAGGTGCAGGTGTCGATCGGCCGCGGGCAAACCGTCAATCTCGGAGAGCTCGGCAAAATCGTCGATACGTACCAGGACGTGACGTTCGAAGCGCGAAAGGACGGCGAGCCGAGCGTCGGTTTGTCGATTTTGAAGCAATCCGACGGCAATACGGTTTCGGTAGCGGACGGTGTCCGCAAGGCGATGGAAGATATTCAAAAGCAGCTGCCCGAGGGCGTTAAAATTGCAGTTGTCAACGATACGTCCAAATACATCAAAAGCTCGGTCAACACGGTCGTCGAGCATACGCTGCTCGGCGGCGGCTTCTCGATCATCATCCTGCTGCTGTTTTTGAACAGCATTCGGGCAACGCTGATCATCGGCGTCGTTATTCCGATTTCGGTTATCAGCACGTTCAGCATGATGTATTTCGGCCACCAGACGATCAACACGATTACGCTGGGCGGCCTTGCGCTCGGGCTCGGTTCCCTCGTCGACTTTGCGGTCGTCGTGCTGGAAAGCATATACCGCAAGAAGGAAGAGGGACTGGGGCCGATGGAGGCGGCCAAGCAAGGAGCGGCGGAAGTAGGCACGGCGGTGCTGGCGTCCGCACTCGCGCAAATCGCGGTGTTCGCACCGACTGTATTTATCAACGGTCTCGTCAAAAACTTCTTTGCGCCGATGGCGCTGACGGTCAGCTTTTCCCATATTGCCGCGCTGTTTGCGGCGATCACGCTCGTGCCGATGCTTGCATCCAAGCTGCTGACCAAACACCATGACGAAACGCTGCCGGAAGGCCGTTCGTACAATCCCGCGGTTTGGTTCGGACGCGGCGTGCAGCGGTTTACTAGAGGGTATGTCGCTGTTTTGAAATGGTCGCTCGGACACCGCTGGGTCATTATTGTTGTCACGGTGGGCCTGCTCGGCGGCAGCATCTTTCTGGCCAAGTTCATCGGCAACGAACTGATGCCGCGCACGGACGAAGGCAACCTGAACGTAAACATCAGCTTGGCGCAGGGCACCAAATTTGAAATTACGAACCAATTGACGACGGAAATCGAAAATAAAATCAAATCGCTGCCCGACGTTGAAACGATCTTTACGACGGTCGGCAGCGCCGGCGGCGGGGCGTTCCAATCCGCATCCACCAACAGCGGCAATATCAACGTGCAGCTGAAGCCGCTCGGCGAACGCAAGCTGAAAACCGAGCAGGTTGTCGAGCAAATTCGCCAAATGACGCAAGGGTATCCGGGAGCGCAGATCAACGTGGGCAGCCGCTCCTCCGTCCGTCTGCCGGGGCTCGGCGGAGGCGGCGGGGCCGATATCGTCGTCAATCTGAACGGACCGGACCTCGCGGTGCTCAGCAAGCTGGCCGATATGGTCGCCGAAGAACTGCGCGGCATGGAAGGCCTACGCAGCGTGCAAAACACGTTCGACCGCAGCATACCTGCTTACGATCTGACGATCGACCGCGATGCCGCGGCGCATTACGGGATTTCGACCCGCGAAATTATGACCGCGCTGCGGACGGCATACCAGGGCAACGTCGCGACGAATTATAAAGCGGGCGATACGCAAATTTCGGTGTTGGTCCGTTACCCGACGGAATTTACAAACCAGGTGGAAAATTTGAATCAGATCGTGCTGCTCTCCTCCAGCGGCGCGCAAGTGCCGCTCAGCGCAGTGGCTCATGTGGCTCCGGGCTCAAGCCCATCGCAAATCCGCCACATTAACCAGCAGCGTCTGACGACCGTGCAGGCTGCGGCCGCTCCTGGATATGCCGTGGGCGACCTGTCCGCCCAGGTCGAGGAGAGGCTGAAAGCGATCCAGCCGCCGGATGGCTACACCATCCAGCTGGGCGGCCAGCAAAACGATTCGAACAGCTCTTTTAAAAGCTTATACATGATGCTCCTGATCTCGATCGTACTCGTATACATGGTTATGGCGAGCCAGTTCGAGTCGCTATACGGCCCGTTCATCATCATGTTCTCGCTGCCGCCGACCTTGATCGGCGCCATCGTCGGGTTGTACGTCACCCATCGCACGATCAACATGAACTCAGTCATGGGGATGATCATGCTGATCGGTATCGTCGTAAACAACGCCATCGTACTTGTCGATTACACGAACCAGCTGCGCGCTCGCGGCATGACGCTCAGGGAAGCTTTGATTCAAGCGGGCCAAGTGCGGCTGAGGCCGATTTTGATGACAACCGCGACAACCGTTCTGGCGATGCTTCCGCTTGTCATCGGCTTCGGGGAAGGCGCCGAAGCGCAGGCGTCGATGGCGACGGTCGTCGCCTTCGGACTGACGATATCCACGATGGTTACGCTGCTGCTCGTTCCGGTCGTTTATACGTTGTTTGACGGATTTATCGATATTATCCGCAGTAAATTCAAGAAAAACCCGCCTCCATCTCTGCCTGCGGACACCGACCAGCCCGCAATTTCGTAG
- a CDS encoding L,D-transpeptidase yields MHRNVIRGLRVAAAAVFMLVFIVAGQAFAEKAAAALPDRPDEMEEGVHLVIDKSANRLTVFLNNHPVRSFPVATGRSKALTPSGDFSISTKIKNPWYIRKNIPGGSPRNPLGTRWLGLSVPGTGGYTYGIHGTNNPYSIGSHASSGCIRMYNRDVEWLFRHIPKGTRVIVKE; encoded by the coding sequence TTGCATCGGAACGTTATTCGCGGCTTGCGGGTTGCCGCTGCCGCCGTCTTCATGTTGGTCTTCATTGTCGCCGGCCAAGCCTTTGCGGAGAAAGCTGCAGCAGCGCTGCCGGACAGGCCGGACGAGATGGAAGAAGGGGTCCACCTTGTCATCGATAAAAGTGCCAACCGGCTGACCGTTTTTTTAAACAATCATCCCGTCAGATCGTTTCCTGTCGCGACAGGACGCAGCAAGGCGCTCACGCCGTCAGGAGATTTCAGCATATCTACGAAAATCAAAAATCCTTGGTATATCCGCAAAAATATTCCCGGAGGCAGCCCGCGCAATCCGCTCGGTACACGGTGGCTCGGTCTTAGCGTTCCCGGTACAGGCGGATACACCTACGGAATCCACGGGACAAATAACCCGTATTCGATCGGCAGTCACGCCAGCTCGGGCTGCATCCGCATGTATAACCGGGACGTCGAATGGCTGTTCCGCCACATTCCGAAAGGAACTCGAGTTATCGTTAAAGAGTAG
- a CDS encoding efflux RND transporter periplasmic adaptor subunit gives MIRWMRTVPKKWAFTAVAVVAAAAVAGAGYSGWLGPKAKQGAAPQQQQQQRAGGARQFPVETQVVKMAEVSGGQVFSGSISPQFTTNLSAKVTGRVTDVMVKVGDRVKVGQPLAKIDTSTLEQTLASTQADLAASEASYQKAVSDQANSVATAEKNYALQQANYEKNIADQLNNIASLKQQVAISQANYNKAVNDQQNAIAAAKQAVAVQQQNLSSALATYNTNLTNALNSLNAQQDSTQTTQVGAGNNLASLQLALQQAIKAYDTAIEGGRQSDIDNALAKLQSAQLALDQAQQTTPSSVVSAMSGLINAQNALATAQNSQTVQNAQENLNQSLVALTNAQNTLAVTLEQSKLSLEKDQQSLANAEALLQINQNISKATLAQSEQALQNAKSTDSLAVSKAQLEQKQVSLSNLMEQLKDGTLLSPVDGIVTAINTPIGQNAGNGSNIMTVAAVDPILATVNVSEANIGKMKVGMEMKVNVPTLGKTYDGVISAIRPTLDATTKSYGVDIKVNDPKGELLPGMFATSSMKSEGRTAIMVPADAVLSQPSGNAVFVVQDGRAKKVSVKVGTLTSSLYEIVSGLKEGDELVVKGQELLSDKAAVQVVKPGQEGQQGNRPQGQQGQSGQGQQGSRQQGQNGQVQQGEGTQTDNSKKQEKQEEKKQERQQEKQAGADNSTGGQRGEGGQRSAGAGSTETQPQRAGAGQ, from the coding sequence ATGATACGGTGGATGAGAACGGTTCCGAAAAAGTGGGCATTTACCGCGGTCGCTGTCGTTGCGGCAGCCGCTGTGGCGGGCGCCGGCTACTCGGGATGGCTCGGGCCCAAGGCCAAACAAGGAGCGGCCCCACAGCAGCAACAGCAGCAGAGGGCGGGCGGAGCGCGGCAGTTTCCGGTGGAAACGCAAGTCGTGAAAATGGCGGAAGTATCGGGGGGACAGGTGTTTTCCGGCTCGATCTCTCCACAGTTCACGACGAATTTGTCCGCGAAGGTGACGGGCCGGGTTACGGATGTGATGGTGAAGGTCGGCGACCGCGTGAAAGTCGGGCAGCCGCTTGCCAAAATCGATACTTCGACGCTGGAGCAGACGCTTGCCTCCACGCAGGCCGACTTGGCGGCCAGCGAGGCGTCTTATCAGAAAGCCGTGAGCGATCAGGCGAACAGTGTGGCGACGGCGGAGAAAAACTACGCTTTGCAGCAAGCGAATTATGAAAAAAATATCGCCGACCAGTTGAACAATATAGCCAGCTTGAAGCAGCAGGTGGCGATCTCGCAGGCGAATTACAACAAGGCGGTCAACGATCAGCAAAACGCGATCGCTGCCGCGAAGCAGGCGGTCGCCGTTCAGCAGCAAAACCTGAGCAGCGCCCTGGCTACATACAATACGAACCTGACAAACGCGCTCAATTCGCTGAACGCCCAGCAGGACAGCACGCAGACGACGCAGGTGGGAGCGGGCAACAACCTCGCTTCTCTGCAGCTCGCTCTGCAGCAGGCGATCAAAGCTTACGATACCGCCATTGAAGGTGGCAGACAGTCGGATATCGACAATGCGCTGGCCAAGCTCCAATCGGCTCAGCTGGCGCTTGATCAAGCGCAGCAGACGACGCCGTCGTCCGTCGTTTCCGCGATGTCCGGCCTCATCAACGCGCAAAACGCGCTCGCTACGGCGCAAAACTCCCAGACGGTGCAAAACGCTCAGGAAAACTTGAATCAAAGTCTGGTTGCGCTCACCAACGCGCAAAATACGCTGGCCGTGACGCTGGAACAAAGCAAGCTTTCGCTGGAAAAGGACCAGCAGTCGCTCGCCAATGCGGAAGCGCTGCTGCAAATTAACCAGAATATCAGCAAGGCGACGCTGGCCCAGTCCGAGCAGGCGCTGCAAAACGCGAAATCGACAGACAGCCTCGCGGTAAGCAAAGCGCAGCTTGAGCAAAAACAAGTCAGTCTGAGCAACTTGATGGAGCAGCTGAAGGACGGCACGCTGCTGTCTCCGGTGGACGGCATAGTAACGGCGATCAACACGCCGATCGGGCAAAACGCCGGCAACGGCAGCAATATTATGACTGTAGCGGCGGTGGATCCGATTTTGGCGACCGTTAACGTGTCCGAAGCGAACATCGGGAAAATGAAGGTCGGCATGGAGATGAAAGTGAATGTGCCGACCTTGGGCAAGACGTACGACGGCGTGATCAGTGCGATTCGTCCGACGCTCGACGCCACGACGAAGTCCTACGGCGTAGATATTAAAGTGAACGATCCGAAGGGCGAGCTTCTGCCCGGTATGTTTGCGACGTCCAGCATGAAGAGCGAAGGAAGAACGGCTATCATGGTTCCCGCCGATGCGGTGCTCAGCCAGCCGAGCGGCAACGCGGTGTTCGTCGTTCAGGACGGGCGCGCGAAAAAGGTCAGCGTGAAGGTGGGCACCTTGACCAGCTCACTGTATGAAATCGTGAGCGGCCTCAAGGAAGGCGACGAACTTGTCGTCAAAGGCCAGGAGCTGCTCTCCGACAAGGCCGCCGTTCAGGTCGTCAAACCCGGCCAGGAAGGCCAGCAGGGAAATCGCCCGCAAGGTCAGCAAGGACAAAGCGGCCAAGGCCAGCAGGGCTCAAGACAGCAAGGTCAAAACGGGCAAGTGCAGCAAGGCGAAGGAACTCAAACGGATAATTCGAAAAAGCAGGAGAAGCAGGAAGAGAAAAAACAGGAGAGACAGCAGGAAAAACAGGCGGGAGCTGACAATTCCACCGGCGGCCAAAGGGGTGAAGGCGGACAGCGTTCCGCTGGAGCGGGCAGTACGGAAACCCAGCCTCAGAGAGCGGGTGCCGGCCAGTGA
- a CDS encoding extracellular solute-binding protein, producing MNRRIWLYVLLAIVVLAASAAWTKEGRPLPGKSAEGEKAATLSIWVYHKGWDVVLAEFQKKYPQVNFDLRTFRSADQLYKELMASVSAGAAPQLAEVQSFYGVAALASSGAAVPQQGEADPRSGSAPLAAFAEPFRYDGKLWAAPVGGSIPVLYYRDDAMRRAGLEPVVSLDWSDVEKAASLPAKEGAEQARGHWGLAIDTELPWYLQQIGPSEEESVALWERWAKTLRIMPPLSHPMAASDFINGKIGLFVSSSDRLPMIERYIGGKFQFDLKRLPGADSAGTVPAATGIAMMHSTADKEQAARRLLAFLDEEASQTMIWRNIGLIPARESAVLRAGEEAGGSPRAQTILESVSSLKPTRPAADDEERWLRLTERLERIELEAGDEATAELAGDAGRAGD from the coding sequence ATGAATCGGCGCATCTGGTTATACGTTTTGCTGGCGATCGTTGTTTTGGCGGCATCCGCCGCGTGGACGAAGGAGGGCCGTCCCTTGCCCGGCAAATCTGCGGAGGGGGAAAAGGCGGCCACCTTATCGATATGGGTTTATCATAAAGGCTGGGACGTCGTGCTGGCCGAGTTTCAGAAAAAATATCCGCAGGTCAATTTCGACTTGCGCACCTTCCGTTCGGCCGACCAGCTGTACAAAGAGCTGATGGCGTCGGTATCGGCGGGAGCCGCCCCGCAGCTTGCGGAGGTGCAAAGCTTTTACGGTGTGGCGGCGCTGGCGTCATCCGGTGCTGCCGTGCCGCAGCAGGGCGAGGCGGATCCGCGCAGTGGTTCCGCGCCGCTTGCCGCTTTTGCCGAGCCTTTCCGTTACGACGGCAAGCTGTGGGCAGCGCCGGTCGGCGGCAGCATTCCGGTGCTGTATTACCGGGATGATGCGATGCGAAGGGCGGGGCTGGAGCCCGTCGTTTCGCTCGACTGGAGCGATGTGGAAAAAGCCGCATCGCTTCCGGCCAAGGAAGGGGCGGAGCAGGCCAGGGGGCACTGGGGTCTCGCTATCGACACCGAGCTGCCGTGGTATTTGCAGCAAATCGGACCGTCCGAGGAGGAGTCCGTCGCGCTGTGGGAACGATGGGCGAAGACGCTCCGCATCATGCCGCCGCTGAGCCATCCGATGGCCGCGAGCGATTTTATCAACGGCAAGATCGGTTTGTTTGTCAGTTCCTCCGACCGGCTTCCGATGATCGAGCGGTATATCGGCGGAAAATTTCAATTTGATCTGAAGCGGCTCCCCGGAGCGGATTCGGCGGGTACGGTACCGGCGGCAACGGGGATCGCCATGATGCATTCGACGGCTGACAAGGAACAGGCGGCCCGCCGCTTGCTCGCCTTTTTGGACGAAGAGGCGTCGCAGACGATGATTTGGAGAAACATAGGCCTCATTCCCGCACGGGAAAGCGCAGTGCTGCGGGCCGGAGAGGAAGCGGGCGGCTCGCCGCGGGCACAGACGATCCTGGAATCGGTTAGCTCCTTGAAGCCGACCAGGCCGGCGGCGGACGACGAAGAACGGTGGCTGCGGCTCACGGAACGGCTGGAGCGGATCGAGCTTGAGGCAGGAGACGAAGCGACTGCAGAGCTTGCGGGGGATGCAGGCCGGGCGGGCGATTAG
- a CDS encoding ABC transporter permease, producing MQPSNASAVSGGPAVRGKAGWMSALNVKRWDFWAWVTFAVYLFLLAFIVYPLFSLLWSSFFNDKGDFSMENYANFLKLKYYYSALWNSFKVSALTTVFSILVGVPLAYVMTRYNIRCKALIQIMVIMSLLSPPFIGAYSWILMLGNNGFLTRFLHEIGIPFSSVYGWKGIVFVFTLQFYPHIFLYVSGALRTIDTSLEEAAESLGRNAFQRLMTVTLPLIFPTLSAGALMVFMASFADFGTPMLLGQGFKVLPILAYEQFISEMGGNPAMASTLSVVLILCSTSILFIQRYFVSRKNYTMTGMRTPKVESLRPLPKTLLTAGALLVACISMIPQATVIVTSFIKTKGPVFHPGFSLNSYKEILFRVPKAIANTYSFSAVSIVIMVVMGMLVAYVLVRRKSKLTAALDSLLMVPYVMPGTVLGISLIIAFNKPPVVLTGTWIILIIAYVVRKLPYTIRSSTAILHQLDRSVEEASISLGVPPMKTFFKTTGRLMAPGVLSGAILSWITTINELSSTIVLYYGATATISVTIYSEVFTSNYGTGAALASILSISTLVSLLIANKLSKKGLQL from the coding sequence GTGCAGCCTTCTAACGCAAGCGCAGTTTCCGGCGGCCCCGCCGTTCGCGGGAAAGCCGGATGGATGAGTGCGCTGAACGTGAAGCGGTGGGACTTTTGGGCGTGGGTGACGTTCGCGGTGTATCTGTTTTTGCTCGCGTTTATCGTTTATCCGCTCTTCTCGCTGCTGTGGAGCAGTTTTTTCAACGATAAAGGCGATTTCTCCATGGAGAATTACGCCAATTTCCTCAAGCTGAAATATTACTACAGCGCGCTGTGGAACAGCTTCAAGGTGTCGGCGCTGACGACCGTGTTTTCGATTCTGGTCGGCGTGCCGCTCGCTTACGTCATGACCCGCTACAACATCAGGTGCAAAGCTCTCATCCAGATCATGGTGATCATGTCGCTGTTGTCGCCGCCGTTTATCGGAGCTTATTCGTGGATTTTGATGCTCGGCAATAACGGCTTTTTGACCCGCTTCCTGCACGAGATCGGCATCCCGTTCTCGTCCGTATACGGCTGGAAGGGCATCGTGTTCGTATTCACGCTGCAGTTTTACCCGCACATCTTCCTGTACGTGTCCGGTGCGCTGCGCACGATCGACACGTCGCTTGAGGAAGCGGCGGAAAGCCTCGGGCGCAATGCGTTTCAGCGGCTGATGACGGTGACGCTGCCGCTTATTTTCCCGACGTTGTCCGCCGGGGCGCTGATGGTGTTCATGGCGTCGTTCGCCGACTTCGGTACGCCGATGCTGCTCGGCCAAGGCTTCAAGGTGCTGCCGATCCTCGCTTACGAGCAGTTTATCAGCGAGATGGGCGGCAATCCGGCGATGGCGAGCACGCTAAGCGTCGTCCTGATTTTGTGCTCGACGAGCATTCTTTTTATCCAAAGATATTTCGTCTCGCGAAAAAATTACACGATGACCGGCATGCGGACGCCGAAGGTGGAATCGCTGCGTCCTTTGCCGAAGACACTGCTGACGGCGGGAGCGCTGCTTGTCGCCTGCATTTCGATGATTCCGCAGGCAACGGTGATCGTCACCTCGTTCATCAAGACGAAGGGACCGGTATTTCACCCCGGCTTCAGCCTGAACAGCTATAAGGAAATTTTGTTCCGCGTGCCGAAGGCGATCGCCAACACGTACAGCTTTTCGGCCGTATCGATCGTCATCATGGTTGTTATGGGAATGTTAGTCGCTTACGTCCTCGTCCGCCGCAAATCGAAGCTGACGGCCGCGCTCGACAGCCTGCTCATGGTTCCTTACGTCATGCCCGGCACGGTGCTCGGAATCAGCCTGATCATCGCGTTCAACAAACCTCCGGTCGTTTTGACGGGAACCTGGATCATTCTGATCATCGCTTATGTCGTGCGCAAGCTGCCGTACACGATCCGCTCCAGCACGGCGATTTTGCACCAGCTCGACCGCAGCGTCGAGGAAGCGTCGATCAGCCTTGGCGTTCCGCCGATGAAGACGTTTTTCAAAACGACGGGCCGGCTGATGGCTCCGGGCGTTTTGTCCGGCGCGATCCTCAGCTGGATCACGACGATCAACGAGCTCAGCTCGACGATCGTGCTTTATTACGGAGCGACGGCGACGATTTCCGTGACGATTTACAGCGAGGTGTTCACGTCGAACTACGGCACGGGAGCCGCGCTGGCCTCAATCTTGTCGATCTCGACGCTCGTCTCGCTGCTCATCGCCAATAAGCTGAGCAAAAAAGGGCTTCAGCTGTAA
- a CDS encoding protein phosphatase 2C domain-containing protein, translating to MNIETISVQGTGEWNEDALVVNERLKLYGVLDGATSLQPYRGPGGETGGYLASRTIKEYLESLSEGDVAETSLKQLAVQANIRLRQKMADAGIDLTDKAALWTSGLALIRVREHAIDFAQTGDCMIAAKYEDGSVRTISRDHVEHIDLQSKKIWLEGIRSGITSREQLWNMVKPVILQNKSKMNTLEGYSVISGEPEAAELVEYGTINRIRLEALLLVTDGLFLPKETDLAPAGMDSLVEQIESRTLSGYADWLINLEQDDKECQRYPRFKISDDKTGIWLKFA from the coding sequence ATGAACATAGAAACGATCTCGGTGCAAGGAACCGGGGAATGGAACGAGGACGCGCTCGTCGTTAACGAGCGGCTGAAGCTGTATGGGGTGCTGGACGGAGCCACTTCGCTCCAGCCATACCGCGGCCCGGGCGGGGAAACGGGAGGTTACCTGGCGTCGCGCACGATCAAGGAATACCTCGAATCGCTGAGCGAAGGGGACGTCGCGGAAACGAGCCTGAAGCAGCTCGCCGTGCAGGCGAACATCCGCCTCCGGCAAAAAATGGCCGACGCCGGCATCGATTTGACGGACAAAGCGGCGTTATGGACGAGCGGGCTTGCGCTCATTCGCGTGCGGGAGCATGCGATCGATTTCGCCCAAACCGGAGACTGCATGATCGCGGCCAAATACGAAGACGGCTCGGTCCGGACGATTTCACGCGATCATGTCGAGCATATCGACCTGCAGTCGAAGAAAATATGGCTGGAAGGCATCCGCAGCGGCATTACTTCGCGGGAGCAGCTGTGGAACATGGTGAAGCCCGTCATTTTGCAAAACAAATCGAAGATGAACACGCTCGAGGGTTACTCCGTCATCAGCGGAGAGCCGGAAGCGGCCGAGCTGGTCGAGTACGGCACGATCAACCGCATCCGGCTGGAGGCGCTGCTGCTCGTGACGGATGGACTGTTTTTGCCGAAGGAGACTGATCTTGCGCCGGCCGGAATGGACAGCCTCGTGGAGCAAATCGAAAGCCGGACGTTATCCGGCTACGCCGACTGGCTGATCAATCTGGAGCAGGACGATAAGGAATGCCAGCGGTATCCGCGGTTTAAAATATCCGACGACAAGACCGGCATTTGGCTCAAATTCGCCTAA
- a CDS encoding ABC transporter ATP-binding protein, which translates to MQSIVFDHVTKYFGTNKAVNDAHFTIEAGEFFTLLGPSGCGKTTLLRTIAGFYRQEEGSIFFGGKKMDDVPTHQRNIGMVFQNYAIFPHMTVFENVAYGLKARSVAKQDIEKRVMEALEMVELSHLKDRVPSDMSGGQQQRIALARAVVIRPGLLLMDEPLSNLDAKLRVKMRSDIRRLQKELNITTIYVTHDQEEALAVSDRIAVMSEGRVQQIASPEDIYAYPANRFVANFIGTSNFLTGSCGAYRKDTGEAEIRLSGAAFKLPLAKAYEGGVLFAIRPERIRLQTEPSGEGLIPGVVETVTFLGEKVSYLVRLDDGSLLDVQEHAVQPHHLRQEKQRVFVNLQPGKTTMFDESGKEVLYRAAF; encoded by the coding sequence ATGCAAAGCATCGTATTTGATCATGTCACCAAATATTTCGGAACGAACAAAGCGGTTAACGACGCGCATTTTACGATCGAAGCCGGCGAATTTTTCACGCTGCTCGGTCCGAGCGGCTGCGGCAAAACGACGCTGCTCCGCACGATCGCCGGCTTTTACCGGCAGGAGGAGGGCAGCATTTTCTTCGGCGGCAAAAAGATGGACGACGTGCCGACGCATCAGCGCAACATCGGAATGGTGTTCCAAAACTACGCGATTTTCCCGCATATGACCGTGTTCGAAAATGTCGCTTACGGCCTCAAGGCGCGCAGCGTCGCGAAGCAGGATATTGAAAAACGCGTGATGGAAGCGCTGGAGATGGTCGAGCTGTCGCACCTCAAGGACCGCGTCCCTTCCGACATGAGCGGCGGGCAGCAGCAGCGGATCGCGCTGGCGCGCGCCGTCGTCATCCGGCCGGGGCTGCTGCTCATGGACGAACCGCTGTCCAACCTCGACGCCAAGCTGCGGGTGAAAATGCGCTCGGACATCCGCCGGCTGCAAAAGGAGCTGAACATTACGACGATTTACGTGACGCACGATCAGGAAGAGGCTCTCGCCGTATCCGACCGGATCGCCGTCATGAGCGAAGGCCGCGTGCAGCAGATCGCTTCGCCCGAGGACATTTACGCGTATCCGGCCAACCGGTTCGTCGCCAACTTTATCGGCACCTCGAACTTTTTAACCGGAAGCTGCGGCGCATACCGGAAGGACACCGGTGAAGCCGAGATCAGGCTGTCCGGAGCGGCCTTCAAGCTGCCGCTGGCGAAAGCGTACGAGGGCGGCGTGCTGTTTGCGATCCGTCCGGAGCGGATTCGCCTTCAGACGGAGCCGTCCGGGGAAGGACTCATCCCGGGCGTTGTGGAAACGGTCACTTTTCTCGGGGAAAAAGTGAGCTATCTCGTCAGACTGGACGACGGCTCGCTGCTCGATGTGCAGGAGCATGCCGTCCAGCCGCATCATTTGCGTCAGGAGAAGCAGCGCGTGTTTGTCAACCTGCAGCCGGGCAAAACGACGATGTTCGACGAAAGCGGCAAGGAGGTGCTTTACCGTGCAGCCTTCTAA